A genomic segment from Candidatus Omnitrophota bacterium encodes:
- a CDS encoding iron-only hydrogenase system regulator produces the protein MANTDKRLGFIGIIVEDRKKNAPRVNEILSGYGDIILARMGVPSGKKGLNVITLVVDATTDELGALTGKLGKIAGISVKSSLSKPYAGGRDAQDA, from the coding sequence ATGGCAAATACAGACAAACGCCTGGGATTTATTGGTATTATAGTAGAGGACAGGAAGAAAAACGCCCCCAGGGTAAATGAGATACTCTCCGGTTACGGGGATATCATATTAGCGAGAATGGGTGTGCCCAGCGGCAAAAAGGGCCTTAATGTTATAACTCTGGTTGTTGACGCGACAACAGACGAATTAGGCGCCTTGACGGGTAAATTGGGAAAGATCGCGGGCATAAGCGTCAAATCATCGTTGAGCAAACCGTATGCGGGAGGCCGTGATGCTCAAGACGCCTAA
- a CDS encoding NADH-dependent [FeFe] hydrogenase, group A6, translating into MIKAKINNIEVSVKKGTSILDAAKEIQINIPSLCKHPDLDATGACGICIVKIKGSNKMLRSCCTPLEEGMDIITHDDELQDIRRNVLELILSNHPNDCLKCARNNNCELQKLASDFGIRESAFPQFLRQIPNDDSTKTITLVPEKCILCGRCVQVCQKQQDVWALSFLERGHSTRISAAGDIELAESPCIRCGQCSAHCPTGAIAEYDQTPAVWKALYDNDKYPVVQIAPAVRVALGEAFGCRPGENLTGKIYTALRRMGFKAVFDTCFGADLTVIEEASEFINRFVHKKGPLPLITTCCPSWVDFMEKFYPDMIEHFSSAKSPHEMVGALAKTYYADKNKIEASRIFMVSVMPCTSKKYEIARSKEMFSSGQQDVDISITTRELARMIKQAGIDFLNLPDEEPDHMLGDYTGAGVIFGATGGVMEAAIRTAYFYATGENLKEVEFTPVRGLLGVKEAEIDIKGARVRIAVAHGMGNVECVLDRVHEASAKGKEIPYDFIEVMACPGGCVGGGGQPYGATDQLRVIRAKGLYQDDSDRKLRFAHENPYIIKLYKEFLIKPLSEKSHKLLHTHYLPRPLYRK; encoded by the coding sequence ATGATAAAAGCTAAAATCAACAACATTGAGGTCAGCGTCAAAAAAGGAACCAGCATACTTGACGCGGCCAAAGAAATACAGATAAATATACCGTCTCTTTGCAAACACCCTGATCTTGATGCCACAGGGGCCTGCGGCATATGTATAGTAAAAATAAAAGGCAGTAATAAGATGCTGCGTTCGTGCTGTACCCCGCTGGAAGAGGGTATGGACATAATAACCCATGATGATGAATTGCAGGACATAAGGAGAAATGTCTTAGAGCTTATACTCTCCAACCATCCCAACGACTGCCTGAAATGCGCAAGAAACAATAATTGCGAATTGCAGAAGCTCGCTTCGGACTTCGGCATAAGAGAATCGGCTTTTCCCCAGTTTTTGCGGCAGATACCCAATGACGATTCAACAAAGACAATAACCCTTGTGCCTGAAAAATGCATATTGTGCGGAAGATGCGTCCAAGTATGCCAGAAACAGCAGGATGTGTGGGCCCTTTCTTTTCTGGAAAGAGGCCACAGCACCAGGATATCGGCGGCAGGGGACATAGAACTGGCAGAAAGCCCCTGTATAAGATGCGGGCAGTGCTCCGCCCATTGCCCTACCGGGGCCATCGCTGAATACGATCAGACGCCCGCGGTCTGGAAAGCGCTTTATGATAATGATAAGTACCCCGTGGTGCAGATAGCCCCTGCTGTCCGCGTTGCTCTTGGAGAGGCCTTTGGGTGCAGGCCGGGGGAGAACCTGACTGGCAAGATCTACACTGCTTTAAGAAGGATGGGGTTTAAGGCTGTCTTTGACACATGTTTCGGCGCTGATCTTACGGTAATAGAGGAGGCGTCTGAATTTATAAACAGGTTTGTCCATAAGAAAGGCCCGCTTCCGCTTATTACCACATGCTGTCCTTCGTGGGTTGATTTTATGGAAAAGTTTTATCCCGATATGATAGAACATTTTTCGTCGGCTAAATCCCCCCATGAAATGGTGGGCGCTTTGGCAAAGACCTATTACGCGGACAAGAACAAGATTGAGGCATCCAGGATATTCATGGTCTCTGTAATGCCGTGCACGTCAAAAAAATACGAGATTGCCAGAAGCAAGGAAATGTTTTCATCAGGCCAGCAGGATGTTGATATATCTATCACGACAAGAGAATTAGCCCGCATGATAAAGCAGGCAGGCATTGATTTCCTAAACCTCCCCGATGAAGAACCTGACCATATGCTCGGCGATTATACCGGGGCGGGCGTGATATTCGGCGCCACAGGAGGCGTTATGGAGGCTGCCATAAGAACAGCGTATTTTTACGCGACAGGCGAAAACTTAAAAGAGGTGGAATTTACGCCTGTAAGAGGATTGCTGGGCGTAAAGGAGGCCGAGATAGACATAAAAGGCGCCAGGGTCAGGATAGCAGTGGCCCATGGCATGGGTAATGTTGAATGCGTATTAGACAGGGTCCATGAAGCATCCGCTAAAGGCAAAGAAATACCTTATGATTTTATAGAAGTTATGGCATGTCCGGGCGGGTGTGTAGGCGGCGGCGGCCAACCCTACGGAGCCACTGACCAGTTAAGGGTGATAAGGGCCAAGGGCTTGTATCAGGATGACAGTGACAGGAAGTTAAGATTCGCGCATGAAAATCCATATATAATCAAACTGTATAAAGAATTTCTGATAAAACCGTTAAGCGAGAAATCACACAAGCTTTTACACACTCATTATCTGCCAAGGCCTCTTTATAGAAAGTAA
- a CDS encoding NADH-quinone oxidoreductase subunit NuoF, with the protein MSTCGIAAGASAVFDLIKKLIDEKGLDVCLKKTGCNGLCFAEPVVEVNTAWSGPVIYRNVNEDVARSIIEQHICGKKIFDSARYEDKSGKQLKVVLRNCGVIDPESIDDYIARDGYQGLKAVLAGKSQDNVLKQLKDSGLRGRGGGGFPTWMKWNFAKDIEADEKYVICNGDEGDPGAYMDRGILEGDPHSVIEGMLIAGYATGASKGFFYIRAEYPLAIKRIQNAIEQARGYGLVGNGILGSDFNFELEIRLGAGAFVCGEETALIASIEGKRGVPTPRPPYPSVRGLWSRPTVINNVETLANVPVIFTKGAKWFSSIGSQNSKGTKVFALTGKVKNSGLIEVPMGITIREIVYDIGGGLIDDKKIKAVQTGGPSGGVIPVEYIDTPVDYENLQKLGSIMGSGGMIVMDETDCMVDIAKFYLGFCVDESCGKCAPCRIGGYQMLEYLKKIASGRASMDDIVKLERICNTVKRASLCGLGQTAPNPVLSTLRFFRDEYEEHVKLKKCRSGKCAELMTYRIITEKCRRCGLCAKNCPVKAITGDSKQGYTIDAAKCVKCGKCFEVCKFDAVIKE; encoded by the coding sequence ATGAGCACATGCGGTATCGCCGCGGGCGCTTCGGCCGTTTTTGACCTGATAAAAAAGCTTATAGATGAAAAAGGCCTTGATGTTTGTCTTAAGAAGACAGGATGTAACGGCTTGTGTTTCGCGGAGCCTGTAGTTGAAGTTAATACTGCCTGGTCAGGGCCGGTGATTTATAGGAATGTTAATGAAGACGTTGCCCGCAGTATTATTGAACAGCATATATGCGGTAAAAAAATCTTTGACTCGGCCAGATATGAAGATAAATCCGGAAAACAACTCAAGGTCGTATTAAGAAATTGCGGCGTCATAGATCCCGAAAGCATAGATGATTATATCGCCCGTGACGGTTATCAGGGGCTCAAGGCCGTATTAGCGGGCAAAAGCCAGGACAATGTGTTAAAACAGCTTAAGGACAGCGGCCTGCGCGGCAGAGGCGGCGGAGGCTTTCCTACGTGGATGAAATGGAATTTTGCCAAGGACATAGAGGCCGATGAAAAATACGTAATATGTAATGGCGACGAAGGAGACCCCGGGGCTTATATGGACAGGGGCATATTGGAAGGCGACCCTCATTCCGTAATAGAGGGCATGCTTATAGCCGGCTACGCGACAGGCGCGAGCAAGGGTTTTTTCTACATAAGGGCCGAATATCCGTTGGCCATTAAGCGGATACAAAATGCGATAGAACAGGCCAGAGGATACGGCCTTGTCGGCAACGGAATATTAGGCAGTGATTTCAACTTTGAACTTGAGATACGGCTTGGGGCCGGAGCCTTTGTCTGCGGCGAAGAAACAGCGCTTATCGCCTCAATTGAAGGCAAGCGCGGCGTCCCGACTCCGAGGCCGCCTTATCCGTCTGTCAGGGGTCTGTGGTCAAGGCCTACTGTTATAAACAATGTGGAGACATTGGCCAATGTGCCTGTTATATTCACGAAAGGGGCCAAGTGGTTTTCTTCCATAGGCAGTCAGAATTCTAAGGGCACCAAGGTATTCGCGCTTACAGGAAAGGTCAAGAATTCAGGGCTAATAGAAGTCCCCATGGGTATAACGATAAGAGAGATCGTTTATGATATAGGCGGCGGGTTAATAGATGATAAAAAGATCAAGGCTGTTCAAACCGGCGGGCCCTCCGGCGGCGTGATACCCGTGGAATACATTGATACGCCTGTAGATTATGAGAATCTGCAAAAGCTCGGCTCTATTATGGGCTCGGGCGGAATGATAGTCATGGATGAAACCGATTGCATGGTTGATATTGCCAAATTCTATCTGGGTTTTTGCGTGGATGAATCATGCGGGAAGTGCGCGCCTTGCCGTATAGGCGGATACCAGATGCTTGAGTATCTAAAAAAGATTGCCTCCGGCAGGGCCTCAATGGATGATATCGTAAAGCTTGAAAGAATATGCAATACTGTAAAACGCGCTTCACTCTGCGGCCTGGGCCAAACCGCCCCCAATCCCGTATTGTCAACTTTAAGGTTTTTCAGAGACGAATATGAAGAGCATGTAAAGCTTAAAAAATGCCGTTCAGGCAAGTGCGCCGAACTTATGACGTATCGCATAATTACCGAAAAATGCAGGCGCTGCGGGCTCTGCGCGAAAAATTGTCCCGTCAAGGCCATAACCGGCGATTCCAAACAGGGCTATACTATAGACGCGGCCAAGTGCGTAAAATGCGGAAAGTGTTTTGAGGTATGCAAATTTGACGCCGTTATTAAGGAGTAA
- a CDS encoding NAD(P)H-dependent oxidoreductase subunit E, with amino-acid sequence MRNTILIIDDDKDFVEAISVLLNNSGYNTINAFEGTEGVQKVKSESPDLILLDMMMSYKTEGLDTAKIISEDAASKNIPIILITGAHKEINFPVELKPDPKNLPVRAIVEKPIKPEALLKLIEGHISKTGKRHREIIDEINTLAERWKGKKGSLVMILHEIQNHYGYVPRGISFELSRMLDVPLARIYEVITFYNYFKLDPPGKYTISLCMGTACYLKGANDILQEFKSILDIEEGQTTQDGLFHLQIVRCLGCCGLAPVVMINNKIHGKVKKEDVLNIISAYVKESAAETK; translated from the coding sequence ATGCGCAATACTATTTTGATTATTGATGATGATAAGGATTTTGTTGAAGCTATTTCAGTGCTCCTTAACAACAGCGGTTATAATACTATAAACGCCTTTGAGGGCACGGAGGGCGTGCAGAAGGTGAAGAGTGAATCGCCTGATCTTATACTGCTGGATATGATGATGTCTTATAAGACGGAAGGCCTTGACACGGCAAAGATCATATCGGAGGATGCCGCCAGTAAGAACATACCGATAATACTTATCACGGGCGCGCACAAGGAGATTAATTTCCCGGTTGAACTCAAGCCTGATCCCAAAAATCTTCCGGTAAGGGCTATTGTTGAAAAGCCCATAAAACCCGAGGCCCTGCTCAAGCTGATAGAAGGCCATATTAGCAAGACGGGTAAAAGGCATAGAGAGATAATAGATGAAATAAATACCCTGGCCGAAAGATGGAAAGGGAAAAAAGGCTCTCTTGTCATGATATTGCATGAAATACAAAATCACTATGGGTATGTCCCAAGAGGAATATCGTTTGAATTGTCGCGCATGCTTGATGTCCCGCTGGCGCGCATATACGAGGTTATAACTTTTTACAATTATTTTAAGCTTGACCCGCCGGGTAAATACACAATTTCCTTGTGCATGGGTACCGCCTGCTATCTGAAAGGCGCCAACGATATACTCCAGGAGTTTAAGAGCATACTTGACATTGAAGAAGGCCAGACTACGCAGGACGGTTTATTCCATTTGCAGATAGTCAGATGCCTTGGCTGCTGCGGGCTCGCCCCTGTTGTAATGATAAATAATAAAATACACGGCAAGGTAAAGAAAGAAGATGTGTTGAATATAATCTCCGCCTACGTAAAAGAATCCGCCGCGGAAACAAAATAA
- a CDS encoding cache domain-containing protein: MKTRNLKFYIFFTLFLQIVVTALLTAFLGYYTIQHDIVARAQKEVAKKIEAARIVYDNELEKIKTALILTRDTKSLISVKGILDVDYVYEVPVSLKDAVKSDIVRAAFKGNLCGGSRIIEADELKAISNVLLDRVKTKIEYTPMARPDDKLFSESALAIEYAMPVMDEAGNVSAARYAGRIINRDFALVDNIRDVVFGHEFYNNLPVGTVTIFQDDVRITTNVLTLASQRAIGTRVSEEVYDKVMRKDGYWNGRAFVVSDWYLTAYRPIKNLTGDTIGILYVGMLEKPFNDLMIERFLMFLAIIAVAAFLAMFTSYILASKILSPLYKALDASSRISQGDLSSRLVENSSIKEFDRLAGAFNAMAVKLSEREKSLLSSKQECEMMNKSYLDLVGFVSHELKGILASIILNVYSLNNKLLGPINEAQTKALDSVSRNLDYLTQTVKNFLNLSRIEKQEMVLRKTEFFIKKEIFDPSVEALIHQAQDKKMTIQNNIAGDIKVTADSGLLRIAANNLLTNAIKYGKRDGNIILSSRVSEGYIEIEVYNEGKPISVIDMDRLFKKFSRLHYEGEDKVKGTGIGLFITREIIRLHGGSIWVEPKTGGNSFIFKLKKG, translated from the coding sequence ATGAAAACCCGTAATTTGAAATTTTATATATTTTTCACGCTGTTTCTTCAAATTGTTGTAACAGCGCTCCTTACGGCCTTTCTCGGCTATTATACTATACAGCATGATATTGTAGCCCGGGCGCAAAAAGAGGTCGCCAAAAAAATAGAGGCCGCCCGTATAGTATATGACAATGAATTGGAGAAAATAAAAACAGCCCTTATCCTTACCCGAGATACCAAAAGCCTTATATCCGTAAAAGGCATATTGGATGTTGATTATGTCTATGAAGTGCCGGTATCCTTAAAAGACGCGGTCAAAAGCGATATTGTCCGCGCCGCGTTTAAAGGTAATCTTTGCGGCGGCAGCCGGATTATAGAAGCCGATGAATTGAAGGCCATCTCCAATGTATTGCTTGACAGGGTAAAAACCAAGATAGAATATACGCCCATGGCCAGGCCCGACGATAAGCTTTTTTCCGAAAGCGCGCTTGCTATAGAATACGCCATGCCGGTAATGGATGAGGCCGGAAATGTATCGGCGGCACGTTATGCCGGGAGGATAATTAACAGGGATTTTGCCCTTGTGGATAATATAAGAGACGTTGTCTTCGGCCATGAATTTTACAATAATCTGCCGGTAGGGACCGTTACGATATTTCAAGACGACGTCAGGATAACCACCAATGTCCTGACCCTTGCAAGCCAACGCGCTATAGGCACAAGGGTATCCGAAGAAGTATACGATAAGGTCATGCGAAAAGACGGTTATTGGAACGGCAGGGCCTTTGTAGTCTCTGATTGGTATCTTACCGCGTATAGGCCAATAAAAAATTTGACCGGCGATACCATAGGTATATTATATGTGGGGATGCTTGAAAAACCGTTTAATGATTTGATGATTGAACGGTTTCTGATGTTTTTGGCCATCATAGCCGTAGCGGCTTTTCTGGCGATGTTCACTTCTTATATACTTGCCTCAAAGATATTGAGCCCTTTATACAAGGCCCTTGACGCGTCAAGCCGCATATCGCAAGGAGATCTGTCGTCCAGGCTTGTTGAGAATAGTTCAATCAAGGAATTTGACCGGCTTGCGGGCGCGTTTAATGCTATGGCCGTAAAATTGTCGGAACGGGAAAAAAGCCTTTTGTCTTCAAAACAGGAATGCGAGATGATGAACAAGAGCTATCTGGATCTCGTCGGATTTGTGTCCCACGAGCTGAAGGGCATATTGGCTTCTATAATATTGAATGTATATTCGCTCAATAATAAATTACTCGGGCCTATCAATGAAGCGCAGACAAAGGCGCTTGACTCTGTTTCGCGCAACCTTGATTATCTTACGCAGACAGTAAAGAATTTTCTCAATTTGAGCAGGATTGAAAAACAGGAGATGGTATTAAGAAAAACGGAGTTTTTTATAAAAAAGGAAATATTTGACCCCTCCGTTGAGGCGCTTATACATCAGGCCCAGGATAAGAAAATGACTATACAAAACAATATAGCCGGTGATATAAAAGTCACGGCTGATTCGGGCCTTCTGCGTATTGCGGCAAACAATCTCTTGACAAACGCGATAAAATATGGCAAAAGGGATGGAAATATAATCCTTTCCTCAAGGGTCTCCGAAGGCTATATAGAGATAGAGGTGTATAATGAAGGCAAACCCATATCGGTTATTGATATGGACAGGCTTTTCAAAAAGTTTTCGCGCCTTCATTATGAAGGCGAGGATAAGGTCAAGGGGACGGGCATCGGCCTTTTTATCACCAGAGAAATCATACGGCTTCACGGCGGCAGTATATGGGTTGAGCCAAAAACTGGCGGCAATTCTTTTATTTTTAAGCTAAAAAAAGGTTAA
- a CDS encoding carboxymuconolactone decarboxylase family protein, which produces MKYGSDDILKKFQALMNDVKKSVPGQYEAFIQSKNAMTGKGRISQKMKWLLLLVAGVSQKCPVCIPRAVKHCLDAGWSKDEMIEACMVAVLVGGASVMTYALLAVNSINKIRR; this is translated from the coding sequence ATGAAATATGGATCAGATGATATATTGAAGAAATTCCAGGCGCTTATGAATGATGTCAAAAAGTCTGTGCCCGGGCAATACGAGGCTTTTATTCAAAGCAAGAATGCTATGACCGGAAAAGGAAGGATAAGCCAAAAAATGAAATGGCTTTTACTCCTGGTTGCCGGCGTTAGCCAGAAATGCCCTGTTTGCATACCCAGGGCTGTCAAGCACTGCCTTGACGCGGGCTGGTCCAAGGATGAAATGATAGAGGCGTGCATGGTGGCCGTTCTTGTCGGAGGGGCAAGCGTTATGACGTATGCCCTGCTTGCCGTAAACTCTATTAATAAAATACGCCGATAA
- a CDS encoding NADH-dependent [FeFe] hydrogenase, group A6 translates to MADNKAFARETSRAPVSQRRQETGEIKKDAIGGDITVNIDGIAVKVAMGTTILEAARMVNIKIPTLCQHDDLCLAGVCRICVVEVDNERTLQASCSYPIFGPINIRTYSPRIRRARRNIIQLLLRNHYGECYSCARNNNCELQVLAKEYGVTSYKFGHIKAPRYDKDQSSYAVERDMNKCILCRRCVRTCIDLQEVGALEAVHRGAGTKISTYMDMPLNDVVCINCGQCINRCPTGALKAKDPAEGIWKAIEDAKKHVIIQTAPSPRAAIGEEFGLKPGTSVTKKLNTAIKRIGFDKVFDTNFTADLTIMEEGTELLLRLKKAIAGKDKSVRLPQITSCSPGWVKFIEHFYPGRLGHLSTAKSPQQMFGAIAKTWYAERNNIDPADIVSVSLMPCSAKKFECQRPEMNSSGYKDVDYALTTRELAGMIKECGIDLPNLPLSDFDDPLGTGSGAGLVFGATGGVMEAAIRTAYELVTGREAPFENLRVMPVRGVEGIRKAQIIIKDTLEQWKFLEGVTLKVMVAHGTANAKKVMDMLCEGQLDDYHFIEVMACPGGCIGGGGQPIPTGPDIRGARIKAIYAEDESLVLRKSHENPVVKQIYEQYFKEGPCGHLSHKLLHTGYTARGKWINVKKTKRGPGSGS, encoded by the coding sequence ATGGCTGATAATAAAGCTTTCGCGCGTGAGACATCAAGGGCGCCTGTAAGCCAGAGAAGGCAGGAAACGGGCGAGATAAAAAAAGACGCTATTGGGGGCGACATTACGGTTAATATTGACGGCATAGCCGTAAAGGTTGCCATGGGCACTACCATACTTGAGGCCGCGCGTATGGTAAATATAAAGATACCTACCCTCTGCCAGCATGATGATCTCTGCCTGGCGGGCGTATGCAGGATATGCGTTGTTGAAGTGGACAATGAGCGGACTTTACAGGCATCCTGTTCGTATCCCATATTCGGCCCGATAAATATAAGGACATATTCGCCGCGTATTCGCCGTGCCCGGCGCAATATAATACAATTATTGTTAAGAAACCATTATGGCGAGTGTTATTCGTGCGCGCGTAACAATAACTGCGAATTGCAGGTATTGGCAAAAGAATACGGAGTTACTTCTTATAAATTCGGGCACATCAAGGCCCCGAGATATGATAAAGACCAGTCAAGCTATGCTGTTGAGCGCGATATGAATAAATGCATACTCTGCCGGCGCTGTGTCAGGACATGTATTGATTTGCAGGAGGTAGGAGCTTTGGAGGCTGTGCACAGGGGTGCCGGCACAAAAATATCCACCTATATGGATATGCCTTTAAACGATGTAGTCTGCATTAACTGCGGCCAGTGTATCAATAGATGCCCCACCGGAGCATTAAAGGCCAAAGACCCTGCTGAAGGAATATGGAAGGCTATTGAAGATGCCAAAAAGCATGTTATCATCCAGACGGCGCCGAGCCCCAGGGCTGCTATCGGCGAGGAATTTGGCCTAAAACCGGGTACAAGTGTTACTAAAAAGCTGAACACTGCCATAAAACGCATAGGTTTTGACAAGGTTTTTGATACCAATTTTACCGCGGATCTTACGATAATGGAAGAAGGGACCGAACTGCTTTTAAGGCTTAAAAAGGCCATTGCCGGCAAAGACAAGAGTGTCAGGCTTCCGCAGATAACATCCTGCTCGCCGGGATGGGTAAAATTTATTGAACATTTTTATCCCGGTAGATTAGGCCACCTGTCAACAGCCAAAAGCCCTCAGCAGATGTTCGGCGCTATAGCCAAGACCTGGTATGCCGAAAGGAATAATATTGACCCGGCTGATATAGTTTCTGTTTCGCTGATGCCGTGTTCAGCGAAAAAATTTGAATGCCAACGCCCTGAAATGAACAGTTCAGGGTATAAAGACGTGGATTATGCCCTTACGACGCGTGAATTAGCGGGCATGATAAAAGAGTGCGGCATAGACCTGCCGAATTTGCCCCTGTCTGATTTTGACGATCCTCTTGGAACCGGCAGCGGCGCCGGGCTTGTTTTTGGCGCTACGGGAGGAGTAATGGAGGCTGCCATAAGGACGGCTTACGAACTGGTTACAGGCCGCGAGGCGCCTTTTGAAAATTTACGCGTAATGCCTGTAAGGGGAGTGGAAGGAATAAGAAAAGCGCAGATTATTATCAAAGATACCCTGGAGCAATGGAAGTTTTTAGAAGGCGTTACCCTGAAGGTTATGGTAGCGCACGGCACGGCTAATGCCAAAAAAGTCATGGACATGCTCTGCGAAGGACAGCTGGACGACTATCATTTTATTGAGGTAATGGCATGCCCGGGCGGTTGCATTGGCGGCGGCGGCCAGCCTATACCCACAGGCCCTGATATCAGGGGCGCCCGTATAAAGGCAATCTACGCCGAGGACGAAAGCCTTGTATTAAGAAAATCACACGAAAACCCTGTTGTCAAACAAATATACGAGCAATATTTTAAAGAAGGCCCATGCGGCCATCTTAGCCATAAATTGCTGCATACAGGTTATACCGCCCGCGGCAAATGGATAAATGTCAAAAAAACAAAGCGCGGGCCCGGCTCCGGCAGTTGA
- a CDS encoding NADH-ubiquinone oxidoreductase-F iron-sulfur binding region domain-containing protein: MPEKRKGAVIFSEIIPYAGLKKAIELGRAGVLSRIRDSGLRGRGGAGFPAGIKLNLVSAARSEKKYVVCNADEGEPGTFKDRVMLLEYPRLIFEGMAIAAFASGADTGFLYLRGEYKSFTGFLEGVLEGMRKENALGMSIMGRQGFDFDIEIKLGSGAYVCGEETALIESLEGCRGEPRNRPPFPVNTGYNGYPTVLNNVETFSNFAHIVEKGADWFKSFGTAKSTGTKLLSVSGDCKRPGVYEVEFGSDIKSILKIAGGENAKAVSAGASGEIVARRHFSRAVCFEDFSTGGSLIVFSKERRMLEVVENFLRFFKDESCGQCTPCREGIPVLLEGLNMIRNGLCSKKYLDELLSLSETMQTASKCGLGQSCPKPFISAIGHFKREYKLSKAVEKEKEFHG; this comes from the coding sequence ATGCCTGAAAAAAGAAAAGGCGCGGTCATCTTCAGCGAAATTATTCCGTACGCGGGGTTAAAAAAAGCCATAGAGCTTGGCAGGGCCGGTGTATTGAGCCGGATAAGGGATTCGGGCCTTCGCGGCAGAGGAGGGGCGGGTTTTCCCGCCGGCATAAAGCTTAATCTGGTATCTGCCGCGCGTTCTGAAAAAAAATATGTTGTCTGTAACGCGGATGAAGGCGAACCCGGAACTTTTAAAGACAGGGTAATGCTTTTGGAATATCCGCGCCTTATCTTTGAGGGTATGGCTATTGCCGCTTTTGCAAGCGGCGCTGATACGGGTTTTTTATACCTTCGCGGCGAATACAAATCGTTTACGGGTTTTCTTGAAGGCGTTCTTGAAGGGATGCGAAAAGAAAACGCCCTGGGCATGTCCATTATGGGCAGGCAGGGTTTTGATTTTGATATTGAAATAAAACTTGGCTCTGGCGCTTATGTGTGCGGCGAAGAAACAGCATTGATAGAATCGCTTGAGGGCTGCCGCGGCGAGCCGAGAAACAGGCCGCCTTTTCCGGTAAATACGGGCTATAACGGTTATCCGACGGTATTGAATAATGTTGAGACATTCAGTAATTTTGCTCATATTGTGGAAAAAGGCGCCGATTGGTTTAAGAGTTTCGGCACAGCGAAATCAACAGGGACAAAACTACTAAGCGTATCAGGCGATTGCAAAAGGCCGGGCGTCTATGAAGTAGAGTTTGGTTCCGATATAAAGTCTATATTAAAAATTGCTGGCGGAGAAAACGCTAAGGCGGTCTCTGCCGGAGCCTCCGGGGAGATTGTCGCCAGAAGGCATTTTAGCAGGGCTGTCTGTTTTGAGGATTTCTCAACAGGAGGCTCTCTTATAGTTTTTTCAAAAGAACGCCGCATGCTTGAAGTCGTGGAGAATTTCTTGAGATTTTTCAAGGATGAATCATGCGGCCAATGCACTCCATGCAGAGAAGGAATTCCCGTTCTGCTTGAAGGCTTAAACATGATAAGAAATGGGCTTTGCAGCAAGAAATATCTGGATGAGTTATTGTCTTTGTCCGAGACTATGCAGACAGCCTCAAAATGCGGGCTGGGCCAATCGTGCCCCAAGCCTTTCATATCCGCGATCGGCCATTTTAAGCGGGAGTATAAGCTGTCAAAGGCGGTAGAAAAGGAGAAAGAATTTCATGGCTGA
- a CDS encoding NAD(P)H-dependent oxidoreductase subunit E, producing the protein MVKQCAVTKKTVKDGKEIIVCDETRSKLLPVLQGIQQKKGYISDKDMQETADRFGIHPVEVYSVVTFYAFLTSGPKARHTIRISNCMPNIMAGSGKIQKEFEKALKIKKGRPGKYKNIVLEETGCIGMCDQAPAALIDGELVGNITPKDVKDIVRRLSKKPLTRRDYA; encoded by the coding sequence ATGGTTAAACAATGCGCTGTAACAAAAAAGACGGTAAAAGACGGCAAAGAAATTATCGTGTGTGATGAAACGCGCTCAAAATTATTGCCTGTATTGCAAGGCATACAACAGAAAAAAGGATATATATCGGATAAGGATATGCAGGAGACGGCCGACAGGTTCGGGATACACCCTGTTGAGGTGTATTCTGTGGTAACCTTCTACGCCTTTCTTACGTCAGGCCCGAAAGCCAGGCATACGATACGGATAAGCAATTGTATGCCTAATATAATGGCGGGCAGTGGGAAGATACAAAAGGAGTTTGAAAAAGCCTTAAAGATAAAAAAAGGCCGCCCGGGTAAATATAAAAATATAGTTCTTGAAGAGACCGGATGCATAGGCATGTGCGACCAGGCGCCCGCCGCTTTAATAGACGGTGAACTGGTCGGCAATATTACGCCAAAAGATGTCAAAGATATAGTCCGCAGGCTTTCAAAGAAGCCATTAACAAGGAGAGATTATGCCTGA